TGAATATCAATCAAATTATGCTCTATACACCCCTGGCATACTATGTTTTTAGATATTTCTTATCAAAACCTAACTTGTAGCTTGGGTTAATACCATCAAATATTGGTTGTTTTGGACAAATAACAGACTATCTAAAATAGAGAATTTCATTTGTTCAGTTAATTACAGTGTCTAAATATGAACATGATCTTTTTTACAAAGATCCAGGCCGAAGGTCTATAATCCTTTAATTGGTGGCTTTAGAGGCATTTTTGCTGCAATAATTTTGATTTCTTTTGATTTTATGCGATTCTTATCCTGAAATCGCGTTTAATCCAAGGCTTAGGAAACTATGAAGGTTGATTTTCATTATTTATGGTCAGGTAAATATGCACAATGGATTGCCATTGCTTTAATTTCCTTTTTTTCTTTGTTGATTATTATGGAATTTTTTTCGCTAAGGTTTTCGCCGATTAAAGTGCAAATAGCCCCTGAAGTGGGTAATAGGGCGCTCCCAATGGCTCAGAAAGATGATTCTTTTAATGCCATTATTAAGGCATCCCTTTTTGGTGTTTATGTTTCTAATGATTTAAGTGATGGTAGCGTCAAAAAATCCATGTTAAATGTTACTTTGGTAGGAATCCTATTTGCTGGTAATATGGATAACTCACAAGTAATCATTCGTGCTGCAAATGGGGAAGAGAAAACCTATAAAATAGGTGACACCATTCCTGGTGACGCAGTAATCAAACGAATTACGGCCAATGGGGTACTGGTTGAGCGTCAGGGGGCTTTAGAAAGTTTGAGCCTACCCAAAAATGAATTAACCTTTGAGCCGGTAGCTAAGCCTTTAAAAGGGGAATAGATTAGATGAGACATGCTTTAAAATTATTAATGGTTGTACTGTTTATTCCAGCATTAGCTGCTTGCCTGACAAGCACCACCAATTTACGCGAGGGTATTACTAATTTTCGTGTTGAGAATTACCGCGCAGCATTTATACGTTTGAAACCAGAAGCTAAAAAAGGCCAGCGTGATGCGCAATATGCAGTTGGTTATATGTATTATTACGGAAAGGGTGTGGTTGAAGATCGTAAAAAAGCATGGTTTTGGATCAGTGCTGCTGCAAATGCAGGCCAGCCTGATGCCATCGTGGCGGCGAAAATACTGGATGGAAATATGAATACTCCGGTAGTTGAGCCGAAGATTTTTTAATTATCGGTTTCGCCCGTTTGCAATTACAGACTGTAGCCTGTATTACGCTGCACTAATACGGGCTGCACTAATACGGGCTGCACTTCTTATAATAAAGCCAAAATCTTACTCGTTGGTTTAGCCAATCCCAAAGAGTTTAAATGCTCTTTTGCAAACCACTGACCTTTGGGTTCAGCCAATTTTGTTCCTAATGCTTTCGTTTTAATCCGCAGCGCATTTATTTCCAAAAGAAAATGACTAAAACGATGTTTAAATGCAATCAAATGCTGAGGTGATTCACCGTTTAAATCATATTCCACCTGGATAAAATCAAGAGGGCATTTGCCTTCATCTAAACTAGGTAAACACCATAAACCACCCCATAGCCCAGTGGGTGGTCTCTTTTCTAAATAGATTTTGTCTTCATGATTACATAAAACCAACAGTTGTTGTTGCTGTATGGGTACTGGTTTTTTTACTTTTTTGGTGGGATATAAATGTTGCTCTCTATATTTTAGTGCGAGGCAATGATCTTGTACCGGGCAATGTTGGCAATCAGGATTTTTAGTGGTGCAACAGGTAGCGCCTAGATCCATAATCGCTTGAGTGTAATCCGCGCATTGTTCTTGAGGCATGCAAGCATCGGCAAGCTGCCATAATTGCTTTTTAATTGCGGCCTGTTCAGGATGCCCTTTAATAGCAAAAAAACGTGTTAAAACTCGTTTAACATTCCCATCTAAAATTGCCGTAGGCTGATTAAACGCTTGTGATAAAATCGCTGCTGCTGTTGAAGCCCCAATTCCTGGTAATGCATGAACCAGTTCAAGTTGATTAGGAAAAATACTTTGATACTCAGAAGCAATAATTTGTGCAGTGCGATGAAGATTACGTGCTCGACTGTAATAACCTAATCCGGACCATAGAGATAGGACCTCATCTTCATGCGCCTGAGCCAAATCGTCAATGCTTGGAAAGCGCGTCATAAATCGTTCGAAATAGGGGATAACCGTTTGTACCTGCGTTTGTTGCAGCATAATTTCAGAAATCCACACTCGATAAGGGCTGCGTGGTAATTGCCAGGGCAGATTTTTACGCCCATGGATGGCAAACCATTCAAGCAAAGGCTTGCTAAATTGTTCGGGTAAATTATTCACTTAAATCATTGCTTAGTTAATCAGCGGAGATAATATCTTAATTTTAATATGATTAATACCTGAACACGATGCGGAAAAAATTTTAAAATTTTATTCGCGAACTCTCTGTCCATGGTCTATCGTTTTATTAAGGCCTATTTACATTTCTACTATTTTGAAGTGCATACGGGCCCTAGGATCAAGCTAAATACCACTAAAAGTCCCCTCATCCGCGGAGAAAATTTCATCGCAGAGAGGGGGTTTTTTTTGTGATTTGTGTAAAAAGATACAAATAAGGAGATAATTATGCGCCAAAAGTCATATGAAATAATAGTCTTAAAGCCTACGGCTGTTTTTTTATCATTTCTGGCGTCACAATTACCAGAGGTTAAATTACCTGATCTGCGTTTATTGCAAATCGACAATACAGCCTACACTATTCTCAAACAAGCATCAGATGATGCGCTCCTTAATGAAATAGAAAAACGTTTTCCTGAAATGTTTCGTCATGAGATTTCTCGATGGTTAGGCGACAGTGTGCGTTCTGAGATTGAAACTAATTTTTTAGATTTTCTTTGCTGTTTCCGATTTGAATTACACAACCATATTATTTTGATGGAACCCTCCATCGAAGAAGGGAAACAATTATTACTCTTCAAACCCCGAGTGGCGTTACTTGATTGGTTAAAATCAACAGCTGAGGGCCACAATGAGCTTGTTGAGGTAGTTGAGCGAGTCCACTTATCTAATTTAGAAGAAAATGCCACGGTGATGGTGAAGAATTTTTCTAATTTAACGGAAATTAAGCCTTTTATTAAAAGTTACTATCAGCCGATCTTTTCCACGGCGATGAGTCGCATTAGTAATCAATCTGAGCAATGGCCTGCGATTGATTCGTTTCATCAATTTAATGAGTATTTTGCAGTTGAAATACATACTCAATTGATTC
Above is a genomic segment from Legionella lytica containing:
- the mutY gene encoding A/G-specific adenine glycosylase, whose translation is MNNLPEQFSKPLLEWFAIHGRKNLPWQLPRSPYRVWISEIMLQQTQVQTVIPYFERFMTRFPSIDDLAQAHEDEVLSLWSGLGYYSRARNLHRTAQIIASEYQSIFPNQLELVHALPGIGASTAAAILSQAFNQPTAILDGNVKRVLTRFFAIKGHPEQAAIKKQLWQLADACMPQEQCADYTQAIMDLGATCCTTKNPDCQHCPVQDHCLALKYREQHLYPTKKVKKPVPIQQQQLLVLCNHEDKIYLEKRPPTGLWGGLWCLPSLDEGKCPLDFIQVEYDLNGESPQHLIAFKHRFSHFLLEINALRIKTKALGTKLAEPKGQWFAKEHLNSLGLAKPTSKILALL
- a CDS encoding type II secretion system protein N is translated as MKVDFHYLWSGKYAQWIAIALISFFSLLIIMEFFSLRFSPIKVQIAPEVGNRALPMAQKDDSFNAIIKASLFGVYVSNDLSDGSVKKSMLNVTLVGILFAGNMDNSQVIIRAANGEEKTYKIGDTIPGDAVIKRITANGVLVERQGALESLSLPKNELTFEPVAKPLKGE
- a CDS encoding SEL1-like repeat protein, producing the protein MRHALKLLMVVLFIPALAACLTSTTNLREGITNFRVENYRAAFIRLKPEAKKGQRDAQYAVGYMYYYGKGVVEDRKKAWFWISAAANAGQPDAIVAAKILDGNMNTPVVEPKIF